The Pimelobacter simplex genomic sequence GCGCCGGGCAAGAACGGCACGCAGCTCGACGTCGTCGTCAGCGAGCTCTGAGCCCGGGCCTCACCAGCGGCCGGTGTCGCGCAGCGTCCGGCGTCCGGGCGCGAGCGCGTTGAAGAACCTCATCGAGCCCTTCTGCTCGCCCGTGCGCGGGTCCGGGTAGAACGCCAGCACCGACACGGCGGCCGGGGCGAGCTCCATCCGGAAGAGCGTCTCGAGCGGGGCGTCGAGGGCGTGCGCGACGAGGGTCTTGATGGGCGTCACGTGGCTGACCAGGACAACGGTGCGCCCGGCGTGCTCGGTGAGCACCCGGTCGAGCCCGGCCAGGACGCGCTCGCGGACGGCGACGAACGACTCGCCGCCCGGCGGCGGGGAGGCCATGTCGGCGAACCACGCCTCGAGGCGGTCCTTGTCGCGCTCGGCGACCTCGGTGAAGGTGAGGCCGTCCCACTCACCGAACTCCATCTCGGCGAAGCCGGGCTCCTCGGCGACGGGCAGGCCGAGGACGGCGCCGATGATGTCGGCCGTCTCGCGGGTACGGCGCACGGGCGAGGCCACGACGACGTCGATGCTGTCGCGCAGCTCGGTGAGCCAGGCCGCGACCTCGGCGGCCTGGGCGCGGCCCTCGTCGGACAGCGACGGGTTGTCGCCGCCGAGGCCGCCGGAGAAGCGGCGGCCGGTGGTGTGCGGGGTGACGCCGTGGCGGACCAGGACGATGGTGGTCGGCTGGCCGGGACCGGTCGCCGGGGAGGACGCCTCCTCGGCCGCGGACTCGGGCTCGTCGGGGATGCCGTCGCCGGGGACGCTGGCGCCGCCGGCCACGGTGACGCCCTCGCGGACGCCGTCGAGCGCCTCGTTGGCGAGCCGGTCGGCGTGGGCGTTGTCGGC encodes the following:
- a CDS encoding bifunctional RNase H/acid phosphatase, yielding MPSPAAVVVEADGGSRGNPGPAAYGAVLRDAATGAVIAEDARTLGVATNNVAEYSGLVAGLHLAVDHAPGARVEVRMDSKLVVEQMSGRWKIKHADMRALAAEAAAIAPAGTTYTWVPRADNAHADRLANEALDGVREGVTVAGGASVPGDGIPDEPESAAEEASSPATGPGQPTTIVLVRHGVTPHTTGRRFSGGLGGDNPSLSDEGRAQAAEVAAWLTELRDSIDVVVASPVRRTRETADIIGAVLGLPVAEEPGFAEMEFGEWDGLTFTEVAERDKDRLEAWFADMASPPPGGESFVAVRERVLAGLDRVLTEHAGRTVVLVSHVTPIKTLVAHALDAPLETLFRMELAPAAVSVLAFYPDPRTGEQKGSMRFFNALAPGRRTLRDTGRW